The sequence GCGCCCGAGGCGTTGCGTTCGCTGTCCGCGTTCATCGCCCACGGCCACCACGACGACAAGCTGCCGCCGAGCTGGGCCGAGCGCGCCGATGCCTGGCTGCAGCGCCTGCAGGTACGGCACAGCTCGCACCGCTACGACATGGGCCATGAAATCGTCGCCGAAGAAGTCGCCGACCTCGCCGACTGGCTGCGCGCCACCCTGCCCCTCGAATAACCCACCCGGAGAGACCACCATGATCGACAACCGTACTGCTCCCTACGCCGCCCTCGCACTGCGCGTCGCCCTCGGCGTGATGTTCCTGGCCCACGGCCTGACCAAGCTTCTGGTGTTCACCCCGGCCGGCACCGCCGGGTTCTTCCAGTCGGTGGGCTTCCCCGGCTTCCTCGCCTACCCGGTGATCGCCTTCGAGATCCTCGGCGGCGCCATGCTGGTGCTGGGCGTCTATGGCCGCTGGGTCGGCGCCGCGGCGGTGGTGCAACTGCTGGCCGCCTCCAGCGTGCACTTCGGCAACGGCTGGGGCTTCTCCAACCCCAATGGCGGCTGGGAATACCCGGTGTTCCTCGCTGTCGCGGCGCTGGTCGTGGCCCTGCTGGGCGACGGCGCCCTGGCGCTGAAGCCGGCCAAAGCCGACTGAACCTAGCGACGCTTGGTCCGCATGGTCTTGTGCGAGCTCGCCGAGTCGGTGGGTTCGCGCACGTCCGCCGGGCGATAGCCGCGGTCGAAGAAGTTGATCAGGGTGCCCAGCACCACTATGGCGACGACTATGGTCAGGCCGATATCAAACGAGTCCATGGAATCTCCTTGAGGACGATGGCCAGCGCTGGCCACGCGGTGAGCGCAGCCATGACGGTTGGCGGAATGAGCGGGAAACGGCTTCAGCCGGTGGTTCGCGGCGGTCCGTTGGCGAGCAGACGGCGCAAGGCCAGGAGCATCAGCCCGGCCAGCAGGGCCAGGGCGAGCACGAACAGCGGATAGGAAATCCACCAGGGAATGGCGTGGGTCATCATGCTGTATTCGGACATGCCGCCAATGCCGGCGATCAGGTTCAGCGGCAGGAATACCACGTTTATCAAAGTCAACTTGCGCAGCATTTCATTCATGCTGTTGTTCAACAGATTGCCGCGCGCATCCATCAATCCTGCGCAAACCGACGAATAGATTTCCGCCTGCTTGAAACACTGGTTGTTTTCGATCAGCAAATCATCCAGCAAGGCAACTTGCTGCTCGCTCAAGTGCAACTTTTCCGCGTGATTGCGCAAGCGGGTCAATACACTTCCGTTGCTTTGGATGGCATTGAGGTAATACACCAGGCTTTCGCTGAGATTGAACATCTGCAGCAGGTGCTTGTTGTGCATCGACTGGTTGAAACGCTGTTGCAGTTCGCGCGCCACCAACTTGATCACCTTCAGGTGCCCTTGATAGTGGTGGATGTTGTCCAGCAGCACCGCCAGCAACACATCCAGCGGCTGGCGCAGGTCGTGCCGCGCGGCCAGGCCGCCGAGCAGCGAGTCGGAATTGGCGATCAGCAGCAGGCCGCGTGCGTCGAGCAACATGCCGAAGGACGACACCTCGAAGGCGAAGCTGTCGCCGCCGGTGTAGTTCTGCGGGCGCTGCCAGATGACGAACAGCGACGCGCCGTGGAACTCGACGCGCGCCACCTCGTCCGGGTCCAGCGCCGAGGCCAGGGCGTGGCCATCCAGGCCGAAGCGCTCCTGCAGCCAGGCGCGCTCCGCCGCGTCGGGGGCGACGCAGAGCTGGATCGGCGCCTGTTCGTCGGCGCAGGGCAGCAACTTGCCTTCCAACAGCACATGGCGCTGGCGCATCGTCGCGGTCCCCGGCTCAGTTCGCCCGTCCGCGGCGCTTGGCCTCGAGACGGCTGATGAAGGCTTGCAGCACCTGGGCGTAGAGGTCGTCCTGCAGGCAGGCGTCCTCGATGCCGGCGTCCAGGTTCGGATTGTCGTTCACCTCGATCACCACCACCTTGCCGTCGACTTCCTTGAGGTCCACCCCGTAGAGGCCGTCGCCGATCAGGCTGGCCGACTTCACCGCCAGCTCGACCACCTCGCGCGGGGCTTCGTCGATGGGCACGGTGCGGCATTCGCCGATGACTTCCGCCCCCTGCGCGCGGTGATTGACGATCTGCCAGTGGCCCTTGGACATGAAGTACTGGCAGGCGAACACCGGCTTGCGGTCGAGCACGCCGATACGCCAGTCGTAGGGCGTGAAGAGGAATTCCTGGGCCAGCAGCAGGACCGAGTGCTCGAACAGCTCGGCGCTGGCGGCGGCCAGCTGCTGCGGGTTTTCCACCTTGATCACGCCGCGCGAGAAGCAGCCGTCGGGGATCTTCAGCACCAGCGGGAAGCCCAGGCGCTCGCCGACCTTTTCCAGCTCGTGGGGGTTGTCGCGGTACAGGATCTCCGTGGCCGGCATGCTCAGGCCGTGGCTGCGCAGCAGGTCGGTCAGGTAGACCTTGTTGGTGCAGCGCAGGATCGAGGTCGGGTCGTCCATGACGATCAGCCCCTCGTTCTCGGCCTTCTTGGCGAAGCGGTAGGTGTGGTCCTCGACCCGTGTGGTCTCGCGGATCAGCAGCGCGTCGTACTCGGCCAGCCGCGCGTAGTCCTTCTTCTCGATCAGCTCGACGTCGATGCCCATGCCCTTGCCGACGCGGATGAAGTTCTCCAGCGCGCGGGCGTTGGACGGCGGGAGGCGCTCGTCGGGGTTGTGCAGGATGGCCAGGTCGTAGCGCGCCAGGTGCCGCGAGCGCGGCGCGCGCCAGACCTTGCGACTGAAGGCGTCGAGGGCGTTGGCGAACTGGTCTTCCTGGCTCTCGCGCAGCTTGTGCAGCGAGCCGGGGCGAATCCCGGCGATCTGCCAGGTGTCGCCCTTGCGGAATTCCACCAACAGGATCGGGCACGGAAACGCCTCGAACAGCTGCCGGGCGATGTCCTGCAGCGGCTCCAGGTCGGTGCGGCCGAAATACAGGCTGAGGGTGAAGGCTTCGGCGGTGGCGAAGGGGTGCTTGCCCAGGGCCTTCTCCAGCGACCGTTCCAGGTCTTCCAGGGCCAGGCCGTAGAGCGACTTGCGCGCCAGCTCGCTCAAGGTCCGCACCGACGGGATTACCTTGTGCCCGCGTGCCTCGGCCAGCAGCGAGCAGTAATAACCATGGCCGAGGTATTTGAAGTTGCGGCACAAGTTGATGACTTGCACGCGCTTGCTGCTGTCGCAACTGGGCGATTGTTCGAGGTATTCCCGCGCCGTCAGCATGTCTTCGCTGGGCAAATAGGAAGACCAGTCTTCCTTGCGTTCGACAATGATCAGGACCTGGCTTGAACGCCGCTCCGGGTTGTTCACCAGTGGCACTTTATCGAATGCTTCAAGGGGACTTGCGGAGGAACTTTCGCGAAAGTTAGCTTGCAACGAAGACATCTGTCTCGTACCCATCGAGAAGTGACGTGTTGCTATTAATCACTATCGCCGACAAATGTCTTCGATCATTACGCAAGCTTTACGGGAACCCATGGACTTCTTATATCGAATTGCCGATTCGGCCGATCTTCCGGCACTGCTGCAGGTGGAAAACCAGGCCTTCACAGGCGACCGCCTGAGCCAACGCAGTTTCCGCACCCTGCTCCAGCGTCAAAGCGCCCGAGTGGTCGTCGCCGAAGCGGCGGAAGGATTGCTCGGATATGCGCTTGTGCTGTTCCGCCGGAACACACATGTGGCGCGTCTGTACTCCCTGGCGATCACGCCCGGCGCGCGCGGGCTGGGCCTGGGCGCCGGCCTGCTGGAACAAGCTGAACGCTGCGCCCATGACCGCGCTTGCCGCGCCTTGCGCCTGGAAGTGCGGATCGACAACGCCCCCGCCATCGGCCTCTACGAGCGGCGCGGCTACCGGCGCTTCGGCAGCCACACCGGCTACTACGCCGACGGCGCTGACGCCTGGCGCTACGAAAAGGCGCTGTCGGCGTCCTGATTCGGAGCCTGTCAGGAGTGCGCCACCTGCCCTGCGCCAGCGCCCGCATTTGGCGCTGGCGCGAAGCGGTTCAGCACGTGATCGGCCATGCCCCGCGCCAGCTCTTCCTCGCCGAAGAAGATGGTGCCAATGCCCTCCTGGCGCATCAGCTCGGTTTCATCGTCAGTGTGGGTGCGCACCACGATCTCGATATCCGGGTTGAGCGTGCGGGCGATCTCGACCATGTGCCGGGCGCTCATGGCATCCGGCGAGGCCACCACCAGCATCGCGGCGTTGACGATGTGCGCCTGGATCAACACCCCTGGCTCCACCGCATTACCCGATACAGCAGCCAACCCCTGGCTGCGCAGTTGCTCGACCAGCTCGCGGTTCTGCTCGGCAACCACGAAGGGGATGCCCTGTTGCAGCAGGGCCCGCGCGATGCGTCGGCCGACCCGGCCGTAGCCGACCAGCACGACCTGCCCTTCGAGGTACTTGCGGTCGGTGCTCATCGGCAGCTCGGCATAGGGATCGGTGCGCTGCTCCAGGCGCCGGGCCAGCGCCGAGTGCGCCACCGCCCAGCGATTGAGCGGCCCGACGGCGGCGAACAGCAGCGGATTCAGCGCTATCGACAGCAGTGCGCCGCACAGCACCAGGCTCATCCCCTCCTGCGGCAACAGGCCGAGGGCCAGACCCAGTCCAGCGAGGATGAAAGAGAACTCGCCGATCTGCGCCAGGCTCGCCGAGGCCGTCAGCGCGGTGTTCAGCGGATAGCGCAGGCCCAGCACCAGGACCATGGCGGCCAGGCTCTTGCCGAGCATGATGATGGCGACCACGCCAAGCACGCGCAGCGGCTGTTCGAGGAGAATCGCCGGC is a genomic window of Pseudomonas knackmussii B13 containing:
- a CDS encoding DoxX family protein → MIDNRTAPYAALALRVALGVMFLAHGLTKLLVFTPAGTAGFFQSVGFPGFLAYPVIAFEILGGAMLVLGVYGRWVGAAAVVQLLAASSVHFGNGWGFSNPNGGWEYPVFLAVAALVVALLGDGALALKPAKAD
- a CDS encoding magnesium transporter CorA family protein, whose product is MRQRHVLLEGKLLPCADEQAPIQLCVAPDAAERAWLQERFGLDGHALASALDPDEVARVEFHGASLFVIWQRPQNYTGGDSFAFEVSSFGMLLDARGLLLIANSDSLLGGLAARHDLRQPLDVLLAVLLDNIHHYQGHLKVIKLVARELQQRFNQSMHNKHLLQMFNLSESLVYYLNAIQSNGSVLTRLRNHAEKLHLSEQQVALLDDLLIENNQCFKQAEIYSSVCAGLMDARGNLLNNSMNEMLRKLTLINVVFLPLNLIAGIGGMSEYSMMTHAIPWWISYPLFVLALALLAGLMLLALRRLLANGPPRTTG
- a CDS encoding RimK family protein yields the protein MSSLQANFRESSSASPLEAFDKVPLVNNPERRSSQVLIIVERKEDWSSYLPSEDMLTAREYLEQSPSCDSSKRVQVINLCRNFKYLGHGYYCSLLAEARGHKVIPSVRTLSELARKSLYGLALEDLERSLEKALGKHPFATAEAFTLSLYFGRTDLEPLQDIARQLFEAFPCPILLVEFRKGDTWQIAGIRPGSLHKLRESQEDQFANALDAFSRKVWRAPRSRHLARYDLAILHNPDERLPPSNARALENFIRVGKGMGIDVELIEKKDYARLAEYDALLIRETTRVEDHTYRFAKKAENEGLIVMDDPTSILRCTNKVYLTDLLRSHGLSMPATEILYRDNPHELEKVGERLGFPLVLKIPDGCFSRGVIKVENPQQLAAASAELFEHSVLLLAQEFLFTPYDWRIGVLDRKPVFACQYFMSKGHWQIVNHRAQGAEVIGECRTVPIDEAPREVVELAVKSASLIGDGLYGVDLKEVDGKVVVIEVNDNPNLDAGIEDACLQDDLYAQVLQAFISRLEAKRRGRAN
- a CDS encoding GNAT family N-acetyltransferase, producing MDFLYRIADSADLPALLQVENQAFTGDRLSQRSFRTLLQRQSARVVVAEAAEGLLGYALVLFRRNTHVARLYSLAITPGARGLGLGAGLLEQAERCAHDRACRALRLEVRIDNAPAIGLYERRGYRRFGSHTGYYADGADAWRYEKALSAS